A window of bacterium genomic DNA:
GAATACCTCTCCTCAGATATTGCGATGGACCTGGGAACAGCCAATACGTTAGTCCACGTACGCGGCAAGGGCGTCGTGCTCAATGAGCCATCCCTCGTCGCATTCGAATCAGAGAGTGGAGCTGCGGTAGCTTTCGGCAAAGAAGCAAAAGAGATGTTTGGAAAAACGAATGCACATATCTCAACACTTCGGCCGCTCAAGAGCGGAGTCATCTCCGACTTCACCTATGCCTCTGAGATGATCCGTTCATTTTTGAAAAAATCGATGTCAGGATTCCGCCTCCTGAAACCAAGGCTCATTATCGGAGTCCCCTCAGGTATCACTCAAGTTGAGAAGCGCGCCGTGATCGATGCTGCCCATTGTGCAGGGGTGCGCCACGTGCGCCTTATCGAAGAACCAATGGCGGCAGCCCTAGGAGCGGGACTTCCGGTAAACGAACCGGTAGGAAGTATGATCATTGATATCGGTGGTGGGACAACCGAGGTTGCAATTCTCTGTCTCGGTGGAACAAACTATTCGCGCTCTATTCGAGTTGCTGGAGATGAGATGGATGAGGCCATCCAAAGATATCTAAGACGGCATTTTTCGTTAGAAATCGGCGTATATGAGGCTGAGCGCTTGAAGAAAGAAATTGGTTCAGCGATCCCCCTCCGTAAAATCGAACTTTCGAGAACCTTCGGGCGAAACATAAGAACTGGCCTACCACAACAAGCAAACGTGTCCGACGAAGTCATTCGTGATGCGCTTTCTGAACCAATATTTGCTATCGTTGATTCAGTAAACACGGCACTTGAACAAGCAAACCCTGAGATTGCTCAAGACATCATGGCTCATGGTATTTATTTAGCCGGAGGTGGTGCACTGACCCGAGGTCTCACTCAAAGAATCCAAGAAGAGATTGGTATTCAGGTGCATCGGGTTGATGACCCTCTTGGCTGCGTAGTCCGTGGTGTCGGAAAGGTCCTAGATGAACTGCCAAACCTCTCGCGGCTCTGCATCTCGTAACTCATCACTCGCCACTAACGATGAAAGACCGTCTGAACAAGACGCCCCTCCAAAACATCAAAAAGATCCCCAAGAGTGCCAAAACCCATAGCACTACAAAACCCACGCCCTGCTCAATATGTGGGGTGACAAAGACGAGAGTCCGATGAAACTCAGATAAGAGTCCATCAACAATCCACCCTCCCAGACCACCAAGCCCATCAAAGCCATAAGAGATGAATAGCGAAACCAGGCCCCCATAAAAGCCAATAAATACGATGAATGGAGCCAAGAGAATATTCCCGAACGGGCTCAGCCAACTCCCCCCTCCTATCGTACAACACAAGACCAGGGAAGTACTGAGCGTCGGCAAGAGCGTGGTGGTAAGAGCCGCCTGATACCACGGAAGCTCAAA
This region includes:
- a CDS encoding rod shape-determining protein; the encoded protein is MVSASLPAPFIKKENKGHSVFGKWSEYLSSDIAMDLGTANTLVHVRGKGVVLNEPSLVAFESESGAAVAFGKEAKEMFGKTNAHISTLRPLKSGVISDFTYASEMIRSFLKKSMSGFRLLKPRLIIGVPSGITQVEKRAVIDAAHCAGVRHVRLIEEPMAAALGAGLPVNEPVGSMIIDIGGGTTEVAILCLGGTNYSRSIRVAGDEMDEAIQRYLRRHFSLEIGVYEAERLKKEIGSAIPLRKIELSRTFGRNIRTGLPQQANVSDEVIRDALSEPIFAIVDSVNTALEQANPEIAQDIMAHGIYLAGGGALTRGLTQRIQEEIGIQVHRVDDPLGCVVRGVGKVLDELPNLSRLCIS